One genomic segment of Paenibacillus durus includes these proteins:
- a CDS encoding hybrid sensor histidine kinase/response regulator: MYKQWPAVFLTMIFLVIIPIFWIFNYIHTASQHASSQGGVLDLRKWDFQANGVVPLKGEWELYRDQLLTPESFQASHSSSDKTPEPTGLVHVPGIWNSYMGSAGSRKATGYATYRLRVLVPERENKIYGFKTDNIRSANRIFINGTEVGASGDPAVSSKEGVQRNIPYAGFASINGGEIEILVQIANYSYSSGGMVYPISFGDFKMIMDIEKTEFFGDSLIAFGFLVSTVYFLLLYRLRRQETSLLYLGGISLFACIYVLTHGEKVIGDLFPALPYDAVLRLQMIASVGVYFCVVHYVAAHSPAAVHRPVMLLCRWITGIDMIVALCVPTLLFSKWDGGWLIWSMFILGYIIYMMIKNLRLRTLDRLFMLVNILCLLIVIIVSLLNVYGKLESQLPSSYGILIFLIAQALQSAFRSAKSFHEVEKLSRKLLTLDGLKDEFMASTSHELRTPLHGIVNMSSSLLEGVAGELNPQQRQHLSMITATGKRLSLLVNDILDWARLKNGDIILAQRPVDLRPVVSAVLDILTFTTGSGKRLQFVQEWPENLPLLKADENRIQQILYNLLGNAIKFTAEGTITVSAEDCGREVKIAVADTGIGIAAERQDTIFLPFGEIGKPVDPTFLGMGLGLSITKKLVELGGGRIWVESEPGKGSVFYFTVPVADISRSPESKTGLTQVTFIGRGPAAQTEVAAASDMKPVEGTLLIVDDDPVNLQVLTDILSVDNYRVVAVHEGTAALGQLSLNRNIDLVITDWMMPGMSGLELCREIRLIFPLSSLPVLMLTARSRADDIELAFQSGINDYLGKPVDAVELRARVRTLITLRRSVQKAVRTEMAFLQAQIKPHFLYNALNTIIYMSKAEPSKATQLLLDLSKYLRGSFDFQNRDKLIPLHKELELVKAFLSLESARFEERLKVSYDIHASMNVLLPPLTIQPIVENAVRHGVMKKAAGGTIRMIIQESDQTIKVTVKDDGIGMPKEQLDMILSGQSGSGVGLMNIDRRLLSLYGRGLQVESRLHQGTEVYFEIPKETAGGYRQGEERALF, from the coding sequence ATGTACAAACAGTGGCCGGCTGTGTTCTTAACGATGATATTTCTTGTTATCATTCCTATATTCTGGATATTTAATTATATACATACAGCCTCTCAGCATGCTTCGTCGCAGGGCGGGGTGCTGGATTTGCGGAAATGGGACTTTCAGGCGAATGGGGTTGTTCCGCTTAAAGGGGAGTGGGAACTTTACCGCGATCAACTGCTGACCCCGGAAAGCTTTCAAGCGTCCCATTCGTCTTCAGACAAGACACCGGAGCCTACGGGTCTAGTTCATGTTCCAGGCATTTGGAATAGCTATATGGGCAGCGCCGGCAGCCGGAAGGCTACGGGTTATGCAACGTATCGCCTGCGTGTTCTTGTCCCGGAGCGCGAAAATAAGATTTACGGCTTCAAAACGGATAATATCCGGTCCGCGAACCGGATATTTATTAACGGGACCGAGGTCGGAGCGAGCGGTGATCCCGCAGTATCTAGCAAGGAAGGTGTGCAGCGCAATATCCCCTATGCCGGGTTTGCTTCAATAAATGGAGGCGAAATTGAAATCCTTGTGCAAATCGCCAACTACAGCTATTCATCGGGAGGGATGGTATACCCTATCTCGTTCGGTGATTTCAAGATGATAATGGATATTGAAAAAACAGAATTTTTTGGCGACTCGCTGATCGCATTCGGCTTTCTGGTCTCAACCGTTTACTTTCTGCTGCTGTATCGATTGCGAAGACAGGAGACTTCACTTTTATATTTGGGAGGGATTTCATTATTCGCCTGCATTTATGTGCTGACTCATGGCGAGAAGGTCATAGGAGACCTATTTCCCGCTCTTCCTTATGATGCTGTCTTAAGATTGCAGATGATAGCTTCTGTGGGGGTGTACTTTTGCGTCGTTCATTATGTTGCAGCGCACTCCCCGGCAGCCGTTCACAGACCTGTAATGCTGCTGTGCAGATGGATTACCGGGATCGACATGATTGTGGCGTTATGCGTTCCTACTCTCCTGTTCTCCAAGTGGGATGGGGGCTGGCTCATATGGTCTATGTTCATTCTGGGATATATCATCTATATGATGATCAAAAACTTGCGTTTGCGCACCTTGGACAGGCTCTTTATGCTTGTAAACATTTTATGCCTGCTTATTGTCATTATCGTCAGCCTGCTGAATGTGTACGGCAAGCTGGAGAGTCAATTGCCAAGCTCTTACGGCATACTGATCTTTCTTATCGCACAAGCGCTGCAGTCCGCCTTTCGGTCGGCGAAATCTTTCCACGAAGTAGAGAAGCTGTCGCGCAAGCTTCTGACGCTTGACGGGCTGAAGGACGAATTCATGGCCAGCACGTCTCATGAACTGCGGACACCGCTCCATGGAATTGTCAACATGTCGTCTTCTCTGCTGGAAGGGGTGGCGGGCGAACTGAATCCGCAGCAGAGGCAGCATCTTTCCATGATTACGGCGACAGGAAAGAGGCTATCCTTACTCGTTAATGATATTCTGGACTGGGCCAGGCTGAAAAATGGCGACATTATCCTTGCGCAGCGTCCTGTAGATCTTCGGCCCGTTGTTTCCGCGGTTCTCGATATCCTGACCTTTACAACCGGCAGCGGCAAAAGATTGCAATTTGTACAGGAGTGGCCTGAAAATCTGCCGCTTCTGAAAGCCGATGAGAATCGCATCCAGCAAATTTTGTATAATTTATTGGGTAATGCCATTAAATTTACGGCTGAAGGAACCATTACGGTTTCTGCCGAGGATTGCGGCCGGGAAGTGAAGATTGCTGTGGCGGACACCGGAATTGGCATTGCCGCTGAACGGCAGGATACGATATTCCTGCCATTCGGGGAGATTGGAAAGCCGGTAGACCCTACCTTCCTTGGGATGGGCCTTGGATTAAGCATTACCAAGAAACTCGTCGAACTTGGAGGCGGCCGGATTTGGGTGGAATCCGAGCCGGGTAAAGGATCGGTATTTTACTTTACGGTTCCTGTGGCGGACATCTCCCGTTCTCCCGAATCGAAGACCGGATTAACACAGGTCACCTTCATTGGCCGGGGTCCCGCTGCCCAGACAGAGGTGGCTGCTGCATCGGATATGAAGCCTGTTGAGGGTACTTTGTTGATTGTGGACGATGACCCTGTAAATCTGCAGGTGTTAACGGATATCCTTTCCGTAGACAACTACCGAGTTGTTGCTGTCCATGAAGGGACTGCTGCACTGGGGCAGCTGTCTCTTAACCGAAATATTGATCTGGTTATTACCGATTGGATGATGCCAGGGATGTCGGGGCTGGAACTGTGCAGGGAGATTCGCTTAATATTTCCGCTTTCCAGCCTGCCTGTTCTTATGCTAACGGCGCGAAGCCGGGCGGATGATATTGAGCTTGCCTTTCAATCGGGAATTAATGATTATCTGGGCAAACCTGTTGATGCGGTAGAATTACGGGCAAGAGTCCGCACCTTAATCACGCTTCGCCGATCTGTTCAGAAGGCGGTACGCACAGAGATGGCCTTTTTGCAGGCACAGATTAAACCGCATTTTTTGTATAATGCTCTAAACACGATCATCTATATGTCCAAAGCAGAACCATCCAAGGCAACCCAGCTGCTTCTGGATTTAAGCAAATATTTACGGGGAAGCTTCGACTTTCAGAACCGCGACAAGCTTATTCCGCTGCATAAAGAATTAGAACTGGTCAAGGCATTCTTGTCTTTGGAAAGCGCGCGTTTCGAGGAACGCCTGAAGGTATCCTATGACATTCACGCTTCGATGAACGTTCTTCTTCCACCCCTTACCATTCAACCGATCGTAGAGAATGCGGTCAGGCATGGAGTTATGAAAAAAGCGGCTGGCGGTACCATTCGAATGATCATTCAGGAATCCGATCAGACCATCAAAGTGACGGTAAAGGATGATGGGATCGGGATGCCGAAGGAACAGCTGGATATGATTTTGTCGGGGCAATCAGGCTCGGGTGTAGGGCTAATGAATATTGACCGGAGACTTCTGTCGCTGTATGGGAGGGGTTTGCAAGTGGAGAGCCGGCTGCATCAGGGAACTGAGGTTTACTTTGAGATACCTAAAGAAACAGCCGGCGGTTACCGTCAAGGAGAGGAGAGAGCTTTATTCTAA
- a CDS encoding response regulator — translation MDDEKPALMYLEMMLLTDGRFQVEGKYTSAQAGLEYLARSKVDVVFLDMDMPEMTGLEAGEHIQQLNSDIRIVYITAYSEYAIEAFEIHALDYVLKPIDPDRLAKTLQYIQRSIPDKTMKIFSKWRVRCFGHLSFEDGAGNDRQLKWKTAKAQELFAYLLHHRERWISKEILLETLWPDYPKDKALTYLHTTVSQIRKLVKEWQGQISLEYALDSYRLVLDGILYDVSEFERATDRGPAITEQNRLFYENIIALYRGDYLEGYDYPWAETLRSNLLERYLNFVIRAAAYEMEHGFERKALERLHFAEKKAPYSEEICRLVLTTYARQGEYASLNRHYDAFVKLLHIDLGIEPSQETISIYNQYV, via the coding sequence ATTGACGATGAAAAGCCTGCCCTGATGTATCTGGAAATGATGCTGCTCACCGATGGACGGTTCCAAGTTGAAGGGAAATATACATCTGCCCAAGCTGGGCTTGAGTATCTGGCCAGATCCAAGGTAGATGTTGTTTTTCTCGATATGGACATGCCTGAGATGACTGGGCTGGAAGCAGGGGAGCACATTCAGCAATTAAACAGTGACATTCGTATCGTCTATATAACCGCATACTCGGAGTATGCTATCGAAGCCTTCGAAATTCATGCGCTTGACTATGTATTAAAGCCGATTGACCCGGATCGTTTGGCTAAAACACTTCAATATATCCAGCGGAGCATCCCGGATAAGACAATGAAAATCTTCAGCAAATGGAGGGTGCGCTGCTTTGGCCATTTGTCTTTTGAGGACGGTGCGGGTAATGACAGGCAGTTAAAGTGGAAGACGGCGAAAGCCCAAGAGTTGTTTGCTTATTTGCTCCATCACCGGGAGCGGTGGATTTCTAAGGAAATCCTGCTCGAAACCCTTTGGCCCGATTATCCCAAGGACAAGGCGCTGACCTATTTACATACCACCGTATCCCAGATTCGGAAGCTGGTCAAAGAATGGCAGGGCCAGATATCCTTAGAGTATGCTCTGGACAGCTACCGTCTTGTTCTGGATGGAATCCTGTACGATGTATCGGAGTTTGAACGGGCAACCGACCGGGGGCCTGCTATTACCGAGCAGAACCGGCTTTTTTATGAAAATATCATTGCGCTCTACCGCGGCGATTACCTGGAAGGATATGATTATCCTTGGGCGGAGACTCTAAGGAGCAATTTACTGGAACGTTATTTGAATTTCGTGATCAGGGCCGCAGCTTATGAGATGGAACATGGTTTTGAACGAAAAGCGCTTGAGCGGCTGCATTTTGCAGAGAAAAAAGCCCCCTATTCGGAAGAGATATGCCGTCTCGTGCTTACCACTTATGCCCGGCAGGGCGAATACGCTTCATTGAACCGTCATTACGATGCCTTTGTTAAGCTCTTGCATATAGACCTTGGAATTGAACCCAGCCAGGAAACGATAAGTATTTATAATCAGTACGTTTAA